GGTCCAGTCCAGGTGCCACCAAAAGCTAAATGTACCTCATTTACTTCTGACACACACTCCTCCATCACCTCCACATTTGAAGCCTGGACTTATTCAGACTATTCCTGAACAATTCCAGCGGAATTGTTCCCACAGGCTGAACGTGACATTGTAATGGGTTCTCGATGAGGCCAGAAGCTCCCACATTAATGGCTTGTGCTTCCTTGATTGATTACAGTTTGGAATCAGAGCTGAAGACTTAAGACTTAAGGTCACTAAAACAAGGACTTGACGTTGACTTGGCTGCTGTGAGACTGATTCATGAAGACTTGATTTACATCCATCCTTCTGTCCATCTATTCTCCATCACAAGGTAGCCCAGAAGTCTTTCTCCATATAGTACCACCCTGGGGGATCTGGAGCTTTCTCAGTCCTTAAAGACTTGAAAactggaaaaataaaaataagacagCAGCAGGTAGGCTTTGTGTAGCATGATCACATCTTGCATCATTAGTGCTTTGACCCAAAGTTCTGCTGAATTAAATGAACAGAATAATACAAAGAAAAGCCTGCTGTTGTAGAGATGCAATGGATGGCACAAGAGTGGATTACGCCGCACACTTTCGGACGGTCTCTCTGGTTGTATTCACGAAAAGTGACAGAGGTAattttgtgaaaaatgaaaaagagagCTTTGATTGTCAGCAACAGGTCAcctttctaatttattaaacttTTACTCTGAAAGCACTTAATCTCAGCTGGGCAGAAAAACACTCTTAACACAGCTTTGAAATAAGAAAGGTTTAAATGCTGTTTCATTTTAATGGTCGGCATTCAGAGACCTGAAAGATTTGCAAATTATGTAATTTGCTTATGAAGACTTGTGGATGTTGGACTTGTCCTCAAGGACTTAAATTAGACCAGAGGAAACACCAGAGTTGACTAATTGTTTTGAGTTGCTTGAGATTTGATTTAAATGCTCTGGTTGGGAAATGTCGGTGTGATATTGACACAACTGGAGCCTAAAGAGGAAGAAAAGTTTactctaaaaaataataatgcatcCATGCCCACACTCCGTGTGGCATCACCAAAGTGACATCACAGCCTTGACCTAAATGGTGTTTCAGCCTCAGTGATTGGGACTACACTTTCCAATAACTTGCATCACCCAACCATGATGACGGGGCCTGATCGCCAGCTGTTTCAGTACTGTACTCTCTGTCAGTAGCACTGTGAGGTCGTGATGCAGACTTTCTTTATGGGCTGGAAAGGGTGGAAAAGGTCAGTCCTCCCGCTGAGGTGCACTGGTCGAGAATGTACCCTGTCCCAGACATCACCCCCCGGGGGGGCGTCATCGTATCAGAGCATGAAGGGAAGTGGAGGATGGATGATTCCTTTACACCAGGTCTAAATCATCTTTTCTCCATCCATGTTCCCAGCCTCTGCCCAGATCTCagcctgcttttcttttttccacctGGAAAAATAGCAGGCAGTGAAACGTGATACAGGGCGGCGGGTGGGGGGGGTCATGCCGGTCGCTGCTCTATCCCGCTAATGGAGATGGATGTGGGCTCGGAATTGTCTTCCGAACAGCCTCAatgacggagagagagaggagatccATTTCTCCTGCGCTTCCTCCCAGGCTGCTGAACTCCTTTtttgagaggggggggggggctgagcACTCAGGACTTGATttgagagaaggaggagagaatGGGATGGAAGACAGAAAAAATGAGAGTGGGTTGAGAGAAAATGAGCGGCAGGAGAATGGAGAAATGACATGTTGACAAACGGAGCAAGATAGATGATAAGACAGCAGGTAGAGGGGATTGAAGGAGTAATGATATTCAAAGAGGTACAATGCAAAGAGAGAAAGCCCcaagaggaagactgacagagATAAATAGACCATGATTACCTACAAATCACTCCTTTGCTATTATGCCTCCAGTAAGTCCATTCTGGGAATGTTTTCATCCCTTTCCTGTATTCCCACAGTTGAGATTCCTCTTGTCTTTAATCACAGTTATCACAACATTTTTGGAAGCTTTTGGGCTGAACACCGGGGTTATCTATCAGTCACTGTTAATGAAGAGGCAGGAAAAGACCACTCATATAGCAAGAGGTGATGTATATTTAAAACTGAATTACAAGGTTTTTATCTCAAACGGCTGTTTTGATCATCTACATTCACATTGCAGAAAAAAGTGGCCAAAATCTGATTTTGCTTTGCTCATATGTGACTCAGCTCAGTTTTTTTCATGACAGTGTGAACGGTCAGGGAAATGGGACGCCTGAACTTAGTGTCTTGCTGCGCGAGTCCTGCAGTATACCTTGACATCCGGAAATTCAGGATGAAATCTGTTTTAGTGAAGCCATTCACATCACAATCCCACCACTCCTGGCCCTGACTCCGCATCCGCACACACTGAAAGACTCTTTTCCTCATTCTTGTCCTGGTTATCATCTGCTCACAAATTCGCTGgcttctatcctatccaatatttcctatatttctaagcagattttctatgctgtatttgGATAAAATGTCATGtcatcatgtttttcttttattggcaaAAATGGGTTAGCATACCTCTCCGCTCACCGGGAGCATCTAAACAAACTGCAACAATCCAAACTCTTAAAAAGCAGCGAGTCAAATGCATAAAGCATCACAATGCAGGCATATTGTGCAGTGGCATCAGCTTACATGATAGCTGGCTATTTTTAGGTTTAGATTTTCCAAGCATTTATCTCTCACTGCCTAGTGCAACTTTAATAAAAGGGAGACACAATGATATTGTTTGGGAGAAATAAACACATCAGATCTGAGCAGAGATACTAAATAGAAAATGTATGCTTTTAGATTTCAGTCTCACACATTCAGATCAGGAAACTAGATCAAACAGCTTTAGCTAGTCTAAAATGGCCACCTGCCTCCTGGTGTTACCATATGTTTTTATCCTGCCTTGACAGTAGAGGATCTTCACAGTGTTTACTCTGCCAGAGCCTAATTAGCCTCAGCAgtagtgtgtgtctctgtgtgtgactcACTTGAAAGCTCTTGATAAATTCCGGGGAAAAGCCTTTTCGATGGAAGCCGCAACAGATTCACTGTTTTCTCAACAAAGAAAATGGTCGGTTGGATCGACTTCCTGTTTTTAACCACTGTCAGAGTGGTTGGCTGGAAACTGGGCGAGGCACACATGTGAACTATCCTGCGCAGATGAACAAGGTTCATTTCAACCATTCAAGGCTTAAATGTTTGTGCAGGAAGCTGGCACGCTGCAGGGAATCACTTGATATGAAAAGTGATATattaacattttcatttagatCTTGTTTACTCTCGAGTTGTACGTTATATGGCCAAAAGTATTTGGACACACATGCTTCCAACATGGGGTCAAACGTTTACGCCCCTGCATTGTGACGATCACGACTTCCGTGAGATTATAACCTCTGTGTACACTATTTTTAAGTTCTTCATCCGCAGTTACTTCCACAGACCCTGTGTTGCCAAACTTATATAATCATTCCTAAATATTCTCTCGGCCCCCTACCAGCTAAACTTTTTAAACATCTCTGGCCATTTCTGTCACCTACGATGACGAATATTGTCAATTTATCACATACGAAAGGCTACTGCACCTTGTTCTGTGGTCTTTTAATAATTCATCTCTAACCTTTCATTCTTTTtgctttgctgtgtgtgtgtgtgtgtgtgtgtgtgtgtgtgtgtgtgtgtgtgtgtgtgtgtgtgtgtgtggtctgtaacCTTTCCAGGTCTTTGTGGCAGAGCGGAACCTGGAAGGACATCTTCCTGGGTCCATATTCCTCATATATGTctactatctatctacctaacattgtcattttatttctccatattgtaattttacatacatacattatgtGTATTTCTGTCTACTCTGTACGCAAAACATTGTCTGTATTGGAAGAGGGATTCCTCCTCTGTTGCTCATCCTGAAGTTGTATTCCTTTTGTTAGGGAGTCTGAGCCTAAAGAGGAAGATACAGGGTCTCATATGCTGTACAGATTTATCTTGACAGGCCTGTACAGtgccctgacctcaaccccatccaaCACCTTCGGGATGAACGGGAATGGTGACTGCGAGCCGGGCTTCATCGCACCATGCTCTTGTGGCTCAATGGGAGCTAATCCCCCAAATTTTATGGGAAGCCTGAAACCAGAAGAGTGGAGACTGCAGATTAATGCCCATGGTTTTTGTATGACATGTTTCATAATCACATATGGGTGCAATGTCAAAGTGTCCACATACCATATAGTGTATGTCTCTTCATCAAATCATCTAAACTTTAATTGTCTCAAAACTTACCTGCCATTTAGATCAACAGACAATCAACTAAAGAAGTctcaacaaaaactaaaaacctTTGGCCACATACTGTAGTGCATATTGTGTATATTGGAAAACATGAGaaaatgttttgcttttctttctttgacTACTGCAGAAGTGTGATGTTTCGGCGGCCACATAATAACCTACTCTTATACAACAGCTCCCCCTTGTGGAGAACTaacaaacaaatcaaagaaACAACAAAATTGTAGCTCCCTCAGTCAGAGAAAGTGAAGTTTTGACTATTTACTTTTTACTTCTTAGTCAGAAAAACACATAtacattcattttcttttatttattttttttaagattatttttggggcattttaggcctttattttgacaggacagctgaagacatgaaaggggagagtgagcaaagggccgcaggtcggagtcgaacccgggcccactgcgtcgaggagtaaacctctatatatgggcgcctgctctactaactgagctatccgggtgcccatatacattcattttcactgtatgaGAAAACAACATACTTCATCTTTATATCAACATGTATTATTATCATCCTGTTTACTTTTTTCTCTGAGTTCCTGTATGGCCTTCCAGGTGTGCTCCAGACTCGTCCTCATCTCGGCCAGATCCCTCCTGATCTCCTCAAGCAGCTCCAGCTTTGACAGTTTCCTGTCGATAGATGAGAGCACTTGCTTCTGTCCAGCCTCCTCCTCGACGACAGCATCCCGCTCCGCGGTGGGAAACTCAGCTTCAGGTTCCTGAAACGACCCCATGGCTTGCTCCCAAATCTTCTCAAAGTAGGAGTCGATGAAGGCTTCCAGCTCCTCCAGGCTGCAGCTGTCATCCCACTGGTCGATCAGCGCCTGCAGACCTCCGGATTCAGTGAGCCTCCCAAGAGTCCGCTCTCTCAGTGCAGGATGGCAGAGGGAATGCACACTGATGCCATTTTCCTCCGCAATCCGCATCTTGTGTTGTGTTTGAGGTAAAACCAGAAGCATTGTTGGATATCTGGATGAGAACAGACGGCATTCACCGTTCAGTCTCAGGTGCAGATCATCAGTAGGGAAACAAACAGGCAGATTTATAGTCCACCTCAGTGCTTCTCTACCAGAGAGCATTGAGGCCAAACAGGACATGAAGCTGTCTCTGTCTTGGATGTTGAGTCCAGTCCATCCTCGTCTTCCTGCTGGTAGTGCCACTACCAGGCCACCGTTATCTGGGCCTCCTGAGCAGTTTGGTGATGTTTGAGTAGTGGGGTTGGCTGATTCAGTCACTGTAAAGGAAATAATAATGGTGGTAAGATTTCACGCGAGCCATAAAAATACCAACTGATGCTTTAACGACCGATATAAATCATCTTATCTCTCTATTACAGATATTGCTGCCACACTGTTTACACCATACACCAGTTTTAATTTGATCCCTCCCCATGTTACACCTGATATGACTTGTCTTTTCTTATTTTAGATTGTATGTGCTGCTTACTCTGtgatttgtaaatgtttttgttttaatttgtagCATAATGCTGTTTTGTATAGtgcatattatttatttgttgtgcATAATTACATCCTATTTCAATAaccaattttaatttaatagctacacatttaaaaaacactgtTTATTAATGTGCACTGCCGCTGTCAAGTTAAatcaaataatatataattagcTGATATTAGCTTATCACAGATATATCAGTGTGCGTGCTGGCAGATGTACAGTGCAGTACATAGTAAATGTTGAACAGGCTGCATGTATTATCAACactaaatgttatttatttgcaaaatgttaactaaagttttttttatatatttgcatttgttgtattttatttataattattcatttacagtcaaatttgctgttactgtcatttttTGATAAAATAGcatcttttattgttttattgtgaaataatATCCTTTTTTTGTAAAGCTATTTAAATCCAAATTTGTgggaactatatattatattattacaagCGTACATTTCCCTCAAGTTATCAGTGAAACAATAAGTTGGTATttttagtttctgtctccccaatgagttttgtggagctgatagtcttaattagctttgtatcaactcatttggcaatggcttgaatgtaacgccGTTCAAAGCTAAATAGGGCTACAAATAACagttcattgttgattaatctgttgattattaaAAACGTCACCCTGTTTTAACTACAAATATGTCAGATTCTCTAAAACAGTGGCTTCAGATCCTTTTTAAcaccttaaaaaaaagtaaagtctACTTGTGACCCATCGTCAATTGGTTGCATATTGCAAGTTAACATAATGAAAATAAGTGATAGTTCAAGTAATTTTTTTGGAGGCCTGAGGAAGTAATATTATCCAGTAGATCTGTCACAAagtctgcctctctgtccctcccttCAGCCCCCTGTATTGCAATTCTCCCTCCATCCACcagatacttacagactttccCACCTGCCCCACCTTACCTTTTttccatatattttttttaaaacctttttttaccCTTGTCAGCCCTGCCCTATATAACCGGTCCATTTCCACTCGTTCTCTGTCAGATTGTCAATGTTGTTTATACCTTTCTGTTCCAGCTAACTAAACCTTGTTCTGTTGTAGTTCCAGCTTGTGTCCTAACCGTTCTTGACGTGCTCAGCTGTCATGCCCCCTTGGATTGTGTGAGTGTTCGGAGTGCCTTCCTTTTGCCAACATAGGAGCCTGTTCCTGACCTTTGCCTCAAGTACATTTCCCTTTATCCTTTTGAGTCCTCCTCCCTTTGTTTCCAGAATTCAGCGGCCGTGACAAGATTAGTGAAATGTATAATTTCTCATTTTCTTATTTCTATCCTGTTGATATGCGACCTCTTATCGGGGGTCCCTATTGGTTGGGTAGGGACCCCTGATATACAAACCACTGCTCTAAAAGAACCATATTGTTACAAACTTCGGTCCAAAGAAAACTGTCCGGGGAAAAACATCAGTGCATCAGGTTTACTTACAGTCATGGGACAGCTGTTGTCTGCAGCTCCTGAGCATCTCTACATCTTTTTTACGCAGCGTCACGTCTCGTGAAGAAACACTTTTCCACATGGGATCACCTCTGTGAAGAATAGCCAGCCTTTCTTTAACCAGCATCTCGTCTATCAGTTCGATGAGCTCGTAAACCTGAGCTCCATCGTCCCGGTGTTTATTGTCCAGGACGTGATATCTGTTCCCACACTTCTCAACCAGCCTCTGCAGCGGCGCTCCTTCACTCTCCATGCGCTGCTCGATGCTCGTGTCGCCCAGCCAATCGCCGTAGCTGAACAGGACCACGGCTCTGCTCCACATCTGGCCTCCTCCTGCCTCCAGCTGTTTCTCCATGGCCTCCATGTGGCTATTTCTGAATGAGGAGCTCACATTGACAACCAGAAGGATGGCACAGGATGCCACGAGGAGGTCAGAGGTTATAGAGAAGCAGCCCGGTGTGTCCAGCACTGCCACCGTCCTGCCGCTGATTTTGCCTCGTTTTTCGGAGCAGGAAGTCGTTGGGGTTCCTGTGTGGAAGCACTCTTTGCTCAGGATGGTGTCTCCACATGAGCTCTTGCCTGTTTTCCTGCCACCAACCAGTACTATTCTCAGTTCTGGAACAGGGGTGAGCTTCTCTGTTGGAAAGAAGTTTCACAAATCAAACAAACTCTTACTGGTTGAATTGTGTCCAAAAATCTAAACAGAAAACAACATCATTCTCAATAGCTACATtaaatagtgtttattaaataagCAAGACGAGATAACGCTGACACTGTTCATCACTTTGAAATGTATCGAACGCACCCAGCTGAGACCTCGCCATCTGCCTTCGTTTCTCCTTCCTCGCCACTCTCTCCTTggctctttcctcctctcttctcatcTTCCCCTCCAGCTGTTCCATCACTTCCCTCTCTATTTCATAATGCTGGCCAGCGTTGCAGCCGGCCAACATTTCCTCAATCTTCCCAATCAGCTCTCTGACTTGAAATCCGTCCCCTTTAGTTGTATTGTCCAGGACATGATACCGGTTGTTGCATCTTTCAACAAGCCAGCGCAGGGGCTCTCCCTCGCTCTCGATGCACTGCTCCGTGGTCGTGCCTCCCAGCCAGTCCCCGAAACTGAACAGCACAATGACACGACTCCAAATGTGGTCACTGATCAGCTGGAGGTGCTCCTGCGCTGCCCTCCTGTAGGTTTCGCTGAAGGCTCTGTCCACACGGATCAACAGCAGGAAGACATGAGGCCCCGGAGGGCAGAGGGACAAACTGAGCACCAGCTGTCTCCGGTCGAAGACGGGACTCTCGTCACAGAAGTAGTTCATCCACCAGCCCGGTGTGTCCACCACCGTCACCTGTCTCCCAAACACCACTCCTGTTCCAACCACGCACTGGGCGGTTCTCCTCACTCGCTGGCTGCTCTCTCTGCTCAGGATTGTGTTCAAAGTGGAGGTTTTCCCAGAACCCTTTGCTCCCACCAACACAATCCGGATATTAGTAATGGGCCACAAGCTATCTGAaagaatgaagtgtgttttttaGACTTCTATTTAATCCATTTTCAGGTAGCACTGATTTAATGATTTGCAGGTACAGAAACAGATCGGTTACAgtaatagttcaacatttagCGAATACACTTTTTGTCCTGAGTTACCAGTAGATGAAAAGATGAATACCCctctaatatactgtatgtctgtttaagcatgaagctggagccagcagcaagttagcttagcataaagagttGGTGAAATAGTTACcctggctctgtctgaaggtcaggggcgtagcacagaATTCTGGGCcgtgtagaaaggcattctctatgggcccctccccacatccacagctattcattctagcatctttttgggccctcctcacatgagggccctgggtactcagtcccctttccacCCCCAGTCCAACACCCCTGCCGAAGGTAAGTAATTAACTCAataattaacacgttatatcaactttgtttaatctgtacaaagcCGAAGTGTAAATACGTTAATTTGTAACTCTACAGACATTATGGTGCAGACTTGTTTCTTAGTCGGGCACAGTGATTCCCTGGAGTATGttccaaaatgtttaaaaacgtTCAAAAGTTTTTTAGACTTTAAACGGTTCTTGGAAATCGAAAatgaaatgtgtattaatccgcagctgaaaatagtccccaacaaatgcactatttacttcTGTTTAAGTAATGTTTGCTAATACCCACAGTGCCCGGCTATTTTAGGAAATGAGTGAgggttctttttttaaatgacatacaTATTTGTGACCTGTTTTGTCAGTAGGAGCCAAAGAGCTTGGAGCGCCCAAGCCACGAGCAGAGTAGGAAAGTCAAAGTATTAAGGGATGGACAAAGGCATTTTAGTTTCAGTTTGTTGACTCTAGGACACAGGGAGTAACTGTTAATAATCAACTAATTATCTGCAGCAACAAAAATATCTTTGGAATAAATTCTGCAATAGTTTACATTAACAGCAATACAAATTAGGGCTGACCCCAACCTGGAGAAGAAGATCTAAAGACAGTATACTCAGCATTGTGTTTGACTGATCGGAAGGAAGTCTCTGTGAAGAGCAGTGTACAAAACACCAAAATCCAGATTGTGGAGATTTTCTCTTTAACAGCCAAACATAAGTGAAACATTTCAAAGATCATGATTCACTCACCTCTCATGAGAGACCTGTGTTTCCTCATTCTCACAAACCTCTGCTGAGCCCTCTCCTCcactctcctcttctcctctgcaGTCACCTGTAAAATGTTTTCTTGCATTTCAAACACTCTGTTTCCATTTCCCGTGACAAGTTCCTGTATCTTCTCCAGCAGCTCGGTGACTTCAGTTCCATGCCTCGAGATAACACTGTGACACCTCTGACCGCACTTGTCACTGAGCCAGCGGAGGGCCTCCCCCCCCCTGCGTACGATCTCTTCAGCTCCTGTGTGTTCAGACCAGTCAGCAGAGATGAAGACAACCATGCAGTGACTCCACACCCTCTCACCCAGCAGCATCACGTGCTCCTCTACAGCCCTCCGACGCTTCTCGGAGAAGCCCGACCTCGCCTTAATTATGATCAGAAATACATGTGGGCCCGGTGAGCACAGAGACATGCTGCTTACAATCTCCCTCTTCACCAGCTTGGGCGTGTCCTGAGAGCTGAAGTCGCACCACCAGCCGGGAGTGTCCACCACCGTGAGCCACCGTCCCGCCACCATGCCCAGCCTCCGGGAGCACGAGGTCCTCTCTTTGGTCCCAAACTCCTCTTTGCCCAGGATTAAGTTCCCCACAGAGCTCTTCCCAGAGTTTCTGCCACCAAGAAGGATAATCTTTAACTGTGATGTACACCAGCCGTCCCctgacaaagaaaaaagaaggaacACACAGAAAGGGTTAACAGCAAAGCTATATTGACTAAAAACTAATTTCTTGTTGCTAGAAGAAAATACCAAATGCATTCAGACCACAAGCAAACACATGCAACTGTGAGTCATTTAATCCATGAGTTACTTTACGGAAACTGAAGCAGCAACAACTTTGATTGTGTAACTAACGATTGTTTGATTACTTTTCTAAAGCAAGAATTTAGTAAtgatttcctttcttttttatgaTAGTTTattaaatatctttgagtttgaATATACTTAACTTATTATGCAGCgacaattttgataattgattaagtgttttattttaagcAAAGTGATAACATATTTCCTTGTTTAAGCTTCTCTAATGTGTATACTTGctagttttctttttcttttttattatagtAAATTAGTATATTTGAGTGAGTTTTTTGGGTTTGGATATTAGTAATGGGCTGTAACCTGAAAgaatgaagtgttttttttagacttttattTAATCCATTTTCAGGTCACACTGATTTAATGATTTGTAGGTACAGAAACAGCTCAGTTACAgtaatagttcaacatttagCGAATACACTTTGTGTTATAAGTAACCATAAGATGAAAAGATTGTTACCTGACAAAACCAGACAAAATAATAACTTAAAtgccattttatagaccaattGGTTGATCAAATAATTGAAAAATAAAGTGGCTGTTTAATTGATGACAAGAAATAAGCATAAAAAGCCCCCGAATGACATAAAACTACAAAAACGTATAGTATAGAGTTGATTCTGTTTGGtcttataaatattataaactGAACAAATAATATAACCTTAAATCCTTCCCTTTTAAATCATATCATTGACATATGATTGTTATATAAAACCAAGAGATTACAGGCTAATCAATCAAATACAATGCACAAAAAATAATGTAAGCGTATGGGAtgcaaaaagttaaaacatgcCCCAAAACAGTAAAAAATCAATAGATTATAGATAAAATATTAAGAAGACATTTAAGATTATGACACTAACAATGACTACATAACTATTACAACAcaggaagaaaaataaagacaaagatCATCGTGGGTATAATGCAGTTATTATGAGACATCAAGAATTAAAACTTACATGCTGACAGCTCACTGGTTGCCATCCCATGTCTCATTCTGAAAACATCTAAAAACAAGTATACTTTAAAACAAACACCATTTATTCATATGTCACGTCCGTTTTTCCGTGTTCTTTGTAAAAGATCTGGACAAAGCTTTCTGCTGAAGGAGCGATATACTGGCAGAagtttgtgttttatgtgtttatgAGTCTGAAGGTTGGTTGTAATGAGTAATCAGACACATATGCAGTGGACAGTAACAACCACACCTCTTAGGTGCAGGTCGACAGTCCACTCTGAAGAGAAACATAAAGACTGTGTTAAGCATTTAGTATTTAccaaacacagacagatagtGAAGACAGTTCATCCACTTAGCATTACAGGGTTATCAAGTGAATTTACCATCACAGGACATTGGACATATGGAAAGAAATAAGAAGAACTACATTAAACTAGAGGAATAGAGGATTGTTAATATGAGCAGCATTTTAAAAAAGTTGGTAGTTCTCGTGAATAATGATCATTAAGCTGTTGTGGGATTTATACATTTAAGTACTGTACACTTTGAGGTACTATTCACTTGAGTACGTCCTTTTCTATTTTAATCTTCTAATCCACAACAATACACAATAATTTGTTTACCCTCTgtccatgtattttaagttggGAAGCGAACCCTGTAACTTCCATGTTTACCTTGGAACAGCTACTAACTTAACAGTAAGCATAGTTATATTCTTCATTTCAAAGCTCTGTATCTGAATGATGCTAATATTCCATAATGTGTAATTCAAGTCATGGTTCTATGTTCCAATGTTATAGTGCATTGTGTGTGTCACCCTGCATCATTGGTGGTACTCTGATTAAACACAGCTTTATTTATGGATATGCACCCTGTAAGAACAATATGAACTAAAATGATACTAGTCTTAAATAGATTTTGACAGTGACCCATCTCACATTAGAGACAGCAGAATTGGCCACTGGAGGTTAATGGTGCATTCATGTGCTCCTCGGAGGGTCGTTCTTCCGACTTTGGTGTGGTACTGAGCTTTAGGCCTACATCGTGCAATAAACATATATTTTATCTTTATTAATGTAAACTTGATGACTGGTAAATGCATTGAAGAGATGTTTTTTGGGGCAGCTGTGTTGAAGAAGATGACGTCATAACTATAGCCTGCATGACGACAT
This window of the Sander lucioperca isolate FBNREF2018 chromosome 21, SLUC_FBN_1.2, whole genome shotgun sequence genome carries:
- the si:ch211-214j24.15 gene encoding GTPase IMAP family member 8 isoform X2, with the protein product MHLVFSSSNKKLVFSQYSFAVNPFCVFLLFSLSGDGWCTSQLKIILLGGRNSGKSSVGNLILGKEEFGTKERTSCSRRLGMVAGRWLTVVDTPGWWCDFSSQDTPKLVKREIVSSMSLCSPGPHVFLIIIKARSGFSEKRRRAVEEHVMLLGERVWSHCMVVFISADWSEHTGAEEIVRRGGEALRWLSDKCGQRCHSVISRHGTEVTELLEKIQELVTGNGNRVFEMQENILQVTAEEKRRVEERAQQRFVRMRKHRSLMRDSLWPITNIRIVLVGAKGSGKTSTLNTILSRESSQRVRRTAQCVVGTGVVFGRQVTVVDTPGWWMNYFCDESPVFDRRQLVLSLSLCPPGPHVFLLLIRVDRAFSETYRRAAQEHLQLISDHIWSRVIVLFSFGDWLGGTTTEQCIESEGEPLRWLVERCNNRYHVLDNTTKGDGFQVRELIGKIEEMLAGCNAGQHYEIEREVMEQLEGKMRREEERAKERVARKEKRRQMARSQLEKLTPVPELRIVLVGGRKTGKSSCGDTILSKECFHTGTPTTSCSEKRGKISGRTVAVLDTPGCFSITSDLLVASCAILLVVNVSSSFRNSHMEAMEKQLEAGGGQMWSRAVVLFSYGDWLGDTSIEQRMESEGAPLQRLVEKCGNRYHVLDNKHRDDGAQVYELIELIDEMLVKERLAILHRGDPMWKSVSSRDVTLRKKDVEMLRSCRQQLSHDLTESANPTTQTSPNCSGGPDNGGLVVALPAGRRGWTGLNIQDRDSFMSCLASMLSGREALRWTINLPVCFPTDDLHLRLNGECRLFSSRYPTMLLVLPQTQHKMRIAEENGISVHSLCHPALRERTLGRLTESGGLQALIDQWDDSCSLEELEAFIDSYFEKIWEQAMGSFQEPEAEFPTAERDAVVEEEAGQKQVLSSIDRKLSKLELLEEIRRDLAEMRTSLEHTWKAIQELREKSFP
- the si:ch211-214j24.15 gene encoding GTPase IMAP family member 8 isoform X3 — protein: MRHGMATSELSAWDGWCTSQLKIILLGGRNSGKSSVGNLILGKEEFGTKERTSCSRRLGMVAGRWLTVVDTPGWWCDFSSQDTPKLVKREIVSSMSLCSPGPHVFLIIIKARSGFSEKRRRAVEEHVMLLGERVWSHCMVVFISADWSEHTGAEEIVRRGGEALRWLSDKCGQRCHSVISRHGTEVTELLEKIQELVTGNGNRVFEMQENILQVTAEEKRRVEERAQQRFVRMRKHRSLMRDSLWPITNIRIVLVGAKGSGKTSTLNTILSRESSQRVRRTAQCVVGTGVVFGRQVTVVDTPGWWMNYFCDESPVFDRRQLVLSLSLCPPGPHVFLLLIRVDRAFSETYRRAAQEHLQLISDHIWSRVIVLFSFGDWLGGTTTEQCIESEGEPLRWLVERCNNRYHVLDNTTKGDGFQVRELIGKIEEMLAGCNAGQHYEIEREVMEQLEGKMRREEERAKERVARKEKRRQMARSQLEKLTPVPELRIVLVGGRKTGKSSCGDTILSKECFHTGTPTTSCSEKRGKISGRTVAVLDTPGCFSITSDLLVASCAILLVVNVSSSFRNSHMEAMEKQLEAGGGQMWSRAVVLFSYGDWLGDTSIEQRMESEGAPLQRLVEKCGNRYHVLDNKHRDDGAQVYELIELIDEMLVKERLAILHRGDPMWKSVSSRDVTLRKKDVEMLRSCRQQLSHDLTESANPTTQTSPNCSGGPDNGGLVVALPAGRRGWTGLNIQDRDSFMSCLASMLSGREALRWTINLPVCFPTDDLHLRLNGECRLFSSRYPTMLLVLPQTQHKMRIAEENGISVHSLCHPALRERTLGRLTESGGLQALIDQWDDSCSLEELEAFIDSYFEKIWEQAMGSFQEPEAEFPTAERDAVVEEEAGQKQVLSSIDRKLSKLELLEEIRRDLAEMRTSLEHTWKAIQELREKSKQDDNNTC